One region of Catenuloplanes indicus genomic DNA includes:
- a CDS encoding terpene synthase family protein, whose product MPQGVAFDIPYPAAVLTAAEIDKAADATLDWACDLGLVRSAAAAERLTGWRLTELAARFNPAARGDDLLLAANLQCFLFLFDDQFDDAPGGPRAAAVAAARELLRLLHEPPGTRPRHDVPATRAWVDVWARGCAGMTAAWRARAAQDWAGYLAGVLVEAQPPVLAPPTTVAEHLSLRRPTVGAYPVLDLAERVQGCELPDVVFHTPLLHRLRTIAADVAGLCNDVASVEKEARRGTRRNAVLVLEDTAGLHRSAAVGETVALVHAMIAELDGLERLLPDAAAAIGLTAAERATVDRYVRLALHTLIRGNYDWQRHTARYHPSAPPLSAAELV is encoded by the coding sequence GTGCCACAGGGCGTCGCCTTCGACATTCCGTACCCGGCAGCCGTGCTCACGGCCGCGGAGATCGACAAGGCCGCCGACGCCACCCTCGACTGGGCGTGCGACCTCGGCCTGGTCCGTAGCGCCGCGGCCGCGGAGCGGCTCACCGGCTGGCGGCTGACCGAGCTGGCCGCCCGCTTCAACCCGGCCGCGCGCGGCGACGACCTGCTGCTCGCCGCGAACCTGCAGTGCTTCCTGTTCCTCTTCGACGACCAGTTCGACGACGCGCCCGGCGGGCCGCGCGCGGCCGCGGTCGCCGCCGCCCGGGAACTGCTGCGGCTGCTGCACGAACCGCCCGGCACCCGGCCGCGGCACGACGTGCCGGCCACCCGGGCCTGGGTGGACGTGTGGGCGCGCGGCTGCGCCGGGATGACCGCGGCGTGGCGGGCCCGGGCCGCGCAGGACTGGGCCGGATACCTGGCCGGGGTGCTGGTCGAGGCGCAGCCGCCGGTGCTCGCGCCGCCCACCACGGTCGCGGAGCACCTGAGCCTGCGGCGGCCCACCGTGGGCGCGTACCCGGTGCTCGACCTGGCCGAGCGGGTGCAGGGCTGCGAACTGCCGGACGTCGTGTTCCACACGCCGCTGCTGCACCGGCTGCGCACGATCGCCGCGGACGTCGCCGGCCTCTGCAACGACGTCGCCTCGGTGGAGAAGGAGGCACGCCGCGGCACCCGGCGCAACGCGGTGCTGGTGCTCGAGGACACCGCGGGCCTGCACCGGTCCGCCGCGGTCGGCGAGACGGTCGCGCTGGTCCACGCCATGATCGCGGAGCTGGACGGCCTGGAGCGGCTGCTGCCGGACGCGGCGGCCGCGATCGGGCTGACCGCGGCCGAGCGCGCCACGGTCGACCGCTACGTCCGGCTTGCGCTGCACACGCTGATCCGCGGCAACTACGACTGGCAGCGGCACACCGCCCGCTACCACCCGTCGGCCCCGCCGCTCTCGGCCGCGGAACTGGTCTAG